A portion of the uncultured Bacteroides sp. genome contains these proteins:
- a CDS encoding TonB-dependent receptor — MKKKAIMLAGILVSGSMSFAQKAQKDSVRIVHLQEVQVISTRATEKTPMAFTNVNKEQISKQNLGVDIPYLLSLTPSALTTSDAGAGIGYTSLRIRGTDGTRINITANGIPMNDAESHTVYWVNMPDFASSLKDIQVQRGAGTSTNGAGAFGGSVNMQTEGISMIPYAEVNGSYGSFNTHKETVKVGTGLLNNHWAFDARLSNISTDGYIDRASVDLNSYFLQGGYFTGNTSIKLITFSGLEKTYHAWYYASKEEMAEHGRRYNPAGKYTDANGKDVFYKDQTDNYHQTHYQLLLNQRLSQAWNLDAALHYTRGSGYYQEYKTDSLMEYGLSTYILNGTEVKESDLIRQKKMSNDFYGGVFSLNYNNNQLSASIGGGLNEYDGDHFGKIIWIKNYVGPLNPEQEYYRSTAKKIDGNLYAKANYELGGGFNIYGDLQYRYISYKINGTNEKWDKKTKAMQLLDINENFSFLNPKAGINWELNKHNRLYASFSVAQKEPTRNNYTDGKFSEYPKAERLLDYELGYAYADTWFSAGANLYYMDYKDQLVLTGQQNEVGQAMAANVPDSYRMGAELMMGAKLNKHFRWDINATFSRNRVQNFIEMLYEDEKTNPIEVKHGDTPIAFSPDLILNNIFSFNYKGFDANLQSQYVSKQYLSNAKQKDQMLDAYFVSNLSLAYTFQLPHVKSASVGVTVYNLFNEEYENNGYAGSGYSGSNKERYNYSGYAAQAGTNVMTHLTLRF; from the coding sequence ATGAAAAAAAAAGCTATAATGCTAGCCGGGATACTCGTATCCGGCTCTATGTCTTTTGCCCAAAAAGCGCAAAAAGACAGTGTGAGAATTGTGCATCTACAAGAGGTGCAGGTCATCTCTACTCGTGCCACGGAAAAAACGCCAATGGCTTTCACCAATGTAAACAAGGAACAAATCAGTAAGCAAAATCTCGGGGTGGACATTCCGTACTTGCTTAGTCTCACTCCTTCGGCTCTGACAACATCGGACGCGGGAGCCGGGATAGGCTATACTTCACTACGGATACGCGGTACGGACGGTACACGTATCAACATTACGGCTAACGGAATTCCAATGAATGATGCAGAAAGCCATACGGTGTATTGGGTAAATATGCCTGATTTCGCTTCGTCACTGAAAGATATTCAAGTACAGCGAGGAGCGGGTACATCAACCAATGGTGCAGGAGCTTTCGGTGGAAGTGTCAATATGCAGACTGAAGGTATCAGCATGATTCCTTATGCAGAGGTAAATGGTTCATACGGTTCTTTCAACACCCACAAAGAAACAGTAAAAGTGGGTACGGGACTACTAAACAATCATTGGGCTTTTGATGCGCGCTTATCTAATATCAGTACGGACGGCTACATTGACCGTGCTTCGGTAGACCTGAATTCCTATTTCCTGCAAGGAGGGTATTTTACGGGAAACACTTCGATTAAATTAATCACGTTTAGCGGTTTGGAGAAAACTTATCATGCTTGGTACTACGCTTCGAAAGAAGAAATGGCAGAGCACGGTCGTCGGTATAACCCTGCCGGAAAATATACCGATGCTAACGGCAAGGATGTGTTTTATAAAGATCAAACAGACAATTACCACCAGACTCATTATCAGTTATTGCTAAACCAACGATTATCTCAAGCCTGGAACTTAGATGCTGCTCTGCATTACACGCGAGGTAGTGGCTATTATCAAGAATACAAAACCGACTCTTTAATGGAGTATGGCTTATCTACTTACATATTGAATGGTACAGAAGTGAAAGAGAGCGATCTCATTCGCCAAAAGAAGATGAGTAATGATTTCTACGGTGGAGTATTCTCGCTGAATTATAATAACAATCAATTAAGTGCCTCCATTGGCGGTGGATTGAATGAGTACGATGGCGACCATTTTGGTAAAATCATTTGGATAAAGAACTACGTTGGTCCCTTGAATCCGGAACAGGAGTATTACCGAAGTACAGCAAAAAAAATAGATGGAAATCTTTATGCGAAAGCTAATTATGAGTTGGGAGGTGGCTTCAATATCTACGGAGATTTGCAATATCGCTATATCAGCTATAAGATAAACGGAACCAATGAGAAATGGGACAAGAAAACCAAGGCCATGCAGCTGTTGGATATCAATGAAAACTTCAGTTTTCTGAACCCGAAGGCAGGCATTAATTGGGAACTGAACAAGCACAATCGACTTTATGCTTCTTTCTCTGTAGCCCAGAAGGAACCCACGCGAAACAACTACACAGATGGCAAGTTTAGTGAATATCCCAAAGCTGAACGTCTACTCGATTATGAACTCGGTTATGCATATGCCGACACATGGTTTAGTGCCGGAGCCAATCTCTATTATATGGATTACAAGGACCAGTTAGTGCTAACGGGACAACAAAACGAAGTAGGTCAGGCTATGGCAGCTAACGTACCCGATAGTTATAGAATGGGCGCAGAACTAATGATGGGTGCGAAGTTGAATAAGCATTTCCGTTGGGATATCAATGCTACTTTTAGCCGAAACAGAGTACAGAACTTCATCGAGATGCTTTATGAAGATGAAAAGACAAATCCCATTGAAGTAAAACATGGCGATACGCCAATTGCCTTCTCTCCTGATTTGATTCTGAACAACATCTTCAGTTTCAACTACAAAGGTTTCGATGCTAATCTACAATCACAATACGTTAGCAAACAATATCTTAGCAACGCAAAACAAAAAGATCAAATGCTGGACGCTTATTTTGTTAGTAATCTGAGTTTAGCATATACCTTCCAATTGCCACATGTAAAGTCGGCCAGCGTGGGTGTTACCGTTTATAATCTCTTCAACGAAGAATATGAAAACAACGGGTATGCAGGGAGTGGATATAGCGGGAGCAACAAAGAACGTTATAACTATTCTGGTTATGCCGCTCAAGCAGGTACAAACGTGATGACACATCTTACGCTACGCTTCTAA
- the mnmA gene encoding tRNA 2-thiouridine(34) synthase MnmA produces MKEQNRRVLVGMSGGIDSSATCLMLQEQGYEVVGLTMHVWGMPILEAQELATRIGVEHYVIDERGPFKETIVKNFVDEYRQGRTPNPCVMCNPLFKFRILTEWADKLGCAHIATGHYSQLEERDGKVYIVTGDDERKDQSYFLWRLEQSVLKRCLFPLGTYTKPQVRKYLRQKGFEAKAKEGESMEVCFIKGNYRDFLREQYPQLDEEIGKGWFVNSEGMKLGEHKGFPYYTVGQRKGLEIALGHPAYVLKLNPQKNTVMLGDVEQLKTEYMLVEQSSITDEREFFACDHLAVRIRYRSTPIPCKVVKLEEGYLFVRFLAEASAIAPGQSAVFYDGRRVLGGAFIASQRGLGLLIEEHKDAWGTI; encoded by the coding sequence ATGAAAGAACAAAATAGAAGGGTACTGGTGGGAATGAGCGGAGGCATAGACAGTTCTGCCACTTGCTTGATGTTACAAGAGCAAGGCTATGAGGTGGTAGGGCTCACTATGCATGTGTGGGGCATGCCTATACTCGAGGCTCAGGAATTGGCTACTCGTATAGGCGTAGAACATTATGTAATAGATGAACGAGGCCCTTTCAAAGAAACAATTGTGAAGAACTTTGTGGACGAGTATCGGCAGGGACGTACGCCAAATCCGTGTGTGATGTGCAACCCGCTCTTTAAATTCCGCATTCTGACTGAATGGGCTGATAAATTGGGCTGTGCCCATATCGCTACGGGACACTACTCGCAGTTGGAGGAACGGGATGGGAAAGTATACATCGTAACGGGTGATGATGAGCGGAAGGATCAGTCTTATTTTCTTTGGCGCTTGGAGCAGTCGGTGCTGAAACGCTGCTTGTTTCCTCTGGGTACATACACGAAACCGCAAGTGCGGAAGTACCTTCGTCAGAAAGGTTTTGAAGCCAAGGCGAAAGAGGGCGAAAGCATGGAAGTGTGTTTCATTAAGGGCAATTACCGTGACTTTCTTCGTGAACAGTATCCGCAATTGGATGAAGAAATAGGGAAGGGATGGTTTGTTAATTCCGAGGGAATGAAACTAGGCGAACATAAAGGTTTTCCTTATTATACCGTTGGGCAACGGAAAGGGTTGGAGATTGCTTTGGGGCATCCGGCCTATGTCTTGAAACTGAATCCGCAGAAAAACACGGTGATGCTGGGCGATGTGGAGCAGTTGAAAACAGAATATATGTTGGTAGAACAATCGAGCATTACGGACGAACGGGAGTTTTTTGCCTGCGATCATCTGGCAGTGCGTATTCGCTATCGAAGTACACCGATTCCCTGCAAGGTGGTGAAATTAGAAGAAGGCTACTTGTTTGTCCGCTTCTTAGCTGAGGCTTCGGCCATTGCCCCGGGACAGTCTGCTGTGTTTTATGACGGGCGGCGGGTACTTGGCGGAGCATTTATTGCTTCACAGCGAGGCTTGGGTCTGCTGATTGAAGAGCATAAAGATGCTTGGGGAACAATTTAA
- a CDS encoding S8 family serine peptidase, translating into MRFFFLMIFVLISLGTSAQQDTLKYRISLRDKAVTTYSLSRPEQFLSEKAIARRVKQHLPIDSTDLPVCEKYVDAIRKKGVKIVVTGKWDNIVTVSCNDSLLIKKIAALPFVRSTEKVWKAPGSKESQRSTQRDSVTNKVVRVDSCYYGPAYRQIQLSNGDKLHEAGFKGQGMTIAVIDAGFHNADQIEAMNNIRVLGVKDFVNPDADLFAESSHGLKVLSCMAMNQPNVMVGTAPEASYWLLRSEDEYSENLVEQDYWAAALEFADSVGVDVVNTSLGYYVFDDRTKNYNYRDLNGTYALMSREASKAADKGMVVVCSAGNAGSGPWKKITPPADADNVITVGAVGKNGVLAAFSSIGNTADNRIKPDVVAVGLASDVMDTDGVIGRANGTSFASPIMCGMVSCLWQACPQLTAKQVIELVRQVGDRVDFPDNIYGYGVPDLWKAYQTTLKQ; encoded by the coding sequence ATGAGATTTTTTTTTCTAATGATTTTTGTTCTTATCTCGTTAGGAACATCTGCCCAACAAGATACACTAAAGTATCGTATTAGCCTGAGAGACAAGGCTGTTACCACTTATTCCTTGAGTCGGCCGGAGCAATTCCTTTCGGAAAAGGCGATCGCCCGACGGGTTAAACAACACTTACCGATCGACTCAACCGACTTACCGGTCTGCGAGAAGTATGTGGATGCTATCCGAAAGAAAGGAGTGAAAATAGTGGTTACGGGCAAATGGGATAATATTGTGACGGTATCGTGCAATGACAGTTTGCTGATTAAAAAGATTGCGGCACTTCCTTTTGTACGCTCTACCGAAAAAGTTTGGAAAGCACCAGGTTCAAAGGAATCACAAAGATCTACCCAACGTGATTCAGTGACGAACAAAGTCGTAAGAGTGGATAGTTGCTATTACGGTCCGGCTTATCGACAGATTCAGCTGAGCAATGGCGATAAACTTCACGAGGCGGGATTTAAGGGGCAAGGCATGACGATTGCGGTGATTGACGCAGGATTTCATAATGCGGATCAAATTGAGGCGATGAATAATATACGTGTGCTTGGTGTGAAAGATTTTGTGAATCCGGATGCTGATCTTTTTGCAGAGAGTAGTCATGGATTGAAGGTGCTTTCGTGCATGGCGATGAACCAACCGAATGTAATGGTTGGTACCGCTCCGGAAGCATCGTATTGGTTACTGCGTAGCGAGGATGAATATTCAGAGAATTTGGTAGAACAGGATTATTGGGCAGCGGCTCTTGAGTTCGCCGACAGTGTAGGTGTGGATGTCGTTAATACGTCTTTGGGTTATTATGTGTTTGATGATAGAACGAAAAACTACAACTATCGCGATCTGAATGGCACTTATGCCTTGATGTCTCGCGAGGCATCTAAGGCGGCAGATAAGGGAATGGTTGTGGTTTGCAGTGCCGGAAATGCAGGCTCCGGTCCGTGGAAAAAGATCACTCCTCCGGCAGATGCGGATAATGTAATTACAGTGGGGGCCGTTGGAAAGAATGGTGTACTGGCTGCTTTCTCTTCTATTGGCAACACAGCCGATAATCGGATTAAGCCCGACGTGGTAGCTGTGGGATTGGCCTCGGATGTGATGGATACGGATGGAGTGATAGGAAGGGCTAACGGAACTTCGTTTGCATCACCTATCATGTGTGGCATGGTGTCCTGTCTGTGGCAGGCTTGTCCGCAACTAACGGCTAAACAGGTGATAGAACTGGTGCGCCAAGTGGGTGATCGGGTCGACTTTCCTGATAATATCTATGGATATGGGGTACCCGACCTGTGGAAGGCTTATCAGACAACCCTCAAACAGTGA
- the xseA gene encoding exodeoxyribonuclease VII large subunit: METPLSLFDLNALVKRSLSQCLPDEYWVQAELSDVRSNATGHCYLEFIQKDPRSNNLIAKARGTVWANVYRMLKPYFEEATGQAFTSGIKVLVKVTVEFHELYGYNLTVCDIDPTYTLGDMARRRREILKQLEEEGVLTLNKELEIPVLPQRIAVISSSTAAGYGDFCHQLQNNSHGFFFYTELFPALMQGNQVEESVLSALDAVNARMHQFDVVVIIRGGGATSDLSGFDTYLLAASCAQFPLPIITGIGHERDDTVLDSVAHTRVKTPTAAAEFLINRMEEAADLLDNLSEQLRAGVLLRLEQEKRRLWILQNRMPSFVSSRLSEAKMQLLTTKKDLSQAVTSLFTRQKHHLELLHQRVNDASPERLLKRGYSITLKDGKAIIDATQLAEGDVLTTRLAKGEVNSTVTIKNV, from the coding sequence ATGGAAACTCCTCTTTCTCTTTTTGATCTGAATGCATTGGTGAAACGCAGTTTGTCGCAATGTTTGCCCGATGAATATTGGGTACAGGCGGAGTTGAGTGATGTGCGGTCTAATGCTACGGGGCATTGCTACCTCGAGTTCATACAAAAAGATCCTCGTAGTAATAACCTCATAGCTAAGGCGCGTGGTACTGTTTGGGCGAATGTGTACAGAATGCTGAAACCTTATTTTGAAGAGGCAACAGGACAAGCTTTTACATCGGGTATAAAAGTGTTAGTCAAGGTCACTGTGGAGTTTCATGAGTTGTACGGATATAATCTTACGGTTTGTGATATAGATCCCACCTATACATTGGGCGACATGGCGCGTCGTCGTAGAGAGATACTGAAACAGCTTGAAGAAGAAGGGGTACTCACCTTAAATAAGGAACTCGAGATACCTGTGCTTCCTCAGCGAATAGCAGTCATCTCCTCATCTACTGCGGCCGGATACGGTGATTTCTGTCATCAGTTACAAAACAATTCTCACGGATTCTTTTTCTATACAGAGTTGTTTCCGGCATTGATGCAAGGTAATCAGGTAGAAGAGTCGGTGTTGTCGGCACTGGATGCTGTAAATGCGAGGATGCATCAATTCGATGTGGTGGTAATTATCCGCGGTGGAGGAGCCACTTCCGACTTATCGGGCTTTGACACTTATCTGCTGGCGGCTTCTTGCGCACAGTTTCCGTTACCTATTATAACGGGTATCGGGCACGAACGAGACGATACTGTACTCGATTCAGTGGCGCATACACGGGTAAAGACGCCAACAGCGGCTGCCGAATTTCTTATTAACCGGATGGAGGAAGCTGCTGACTTGCTCGATAATCTGTCTGAACAATTAAGGGCAGGGGTACTCTTGCGCTTGGAGCAAGAAAAACGTCGACTGTGGATATTACAAAATCGAATGCCGTCATTCGTTTCCTCACGTCTTTCGGAAGCGAAGATGCAGTTATTGACTACAAAGAAAGACTTGTCTCAGGCAGTAACATCCTTGTTTACCAGACAGAAGCATCACTTGGAGCTGTTGCATCAACGGGTAAACGATGCTTCCCCTGAACGTTTGCTGAAGCGTGGATATAGCATCACATTGAAAGATGGGAAAGCAATAATAGATGCCACACAGCTTGCTGAGGGAGATGTACTTACTACCCGCTTGGCAAAAGGAGAAGTGAATTCTACTGTAACAATTAAAAACGTTTAA
- a CDS encoding thioredoxin family protein — MKKQLLIISMLLFSLLGFSQGIEFESGTWKEILEKAQRINKPIFVDVYTSWCAPCKTMSKNIFPLTEVGKAYNANFICYQLDAEKGEGIEIADKYEVKAFPAYLFIKADGALFYNALGSMDANNFIALSNKALAEMNDPKPITVWEKEYATRKSDPKFILDYMNKRSMLRMSNTKLFDEYLKLIPEEELTSDIIVKMYTEEGKLMTVNSFAFENLLKYKEKYFGKLFGYVQIYLLAGVMNSVRDAAKSKNEQLLTAAMKVYDQLPNISFISQKDEIYMEYYQRTGETDNYLKHATNFGNNYLMKISPDSINEKDRIFAQRIEKEINSGALVGLDSAQIAHLKEISAHAERNKISENLNNIAWKVFEMVSDKRILSNALSWSKRSLEIYPNNAFWLDTYANLLYKLGQSEEAIAKEEEALRHSSKNDTKGFEETLRKMKAKEKTWKN, encoded by the coding sequence ATGAAAAAACAATTGTTAATCATTTCTATGCTACTATTCTCGCTGTTGGGCTTTTCGCAAGGTATCGAATTTGAAAGTGGAACATGGAAAGAGATTCTTGAAAAAGCGCAACGAATCAATAAACCGATTTTTGTTGATGTTTATACTTCTTGGTGCGCTCCTTGTAAGACTATGAGTAAAAACATTTTTCCACTTACAGAAGTAGGGAAAGCTTATAATGCAAACTTTATCTGTTACCAGCTAGATGCAGAAAAAGGAGAAGGAATTGAAATAGCAGATAAATACGAAGTGAAAGCTTTTCCGGCTTACCTCTTTATCAAAGCGGACGGAGCTTTATTTTACAATGCTTTGGGATCAATGGATGCAAATAACTTTATTGCATTATCGAATAAAGCTTTAGCTGAAATGAATGATCCGAAGCCGATAACTGTTTGGGAGAAAGAATATGCTACAAGGAAAAGTGATCCGAAATTTATATTAGATTACATGAATAAACGCTCAATGTTGAGAATGTCTAATACAAAGCTTTTCGATGAGTACTTGAAACTTATTCCGGAAGAAGAACTTACCTCTGATATTATTGTGAAAATGTATACGGAAGAGGGGAAGCTGATGACAGTAAATTCTTTTGCGTTTGAAAACTTACTTAAGTACAAAGAGAAATATTTCGGGAAATTGTTTGGATATGTGCAAATATATCTTCTGGCAGGAGTTATGAATAGTGTGCGAGATGCAGCTAAATCAAAAAATGAACAATTGCTTACTGCTGCGATGAAAGTGTATGACCAATTACCTAATATTTCATTTATAAGCCAAAAAGATGAAATTTACATGGAATACTATCAGCGCACGGGAGAAACTGATAATTATCTGAAACATGCAACTAACTTTGGCAACAACTATCTCATGAAAATAAGTCCAGATTCGATAAATGAAAAAGATCGAATATTTGCACAAAGGATTGAAAAGGAAATTAACTCCGGAGCATTAGTTGGACTTGATTCTGCGCAAATAGCCCATTTGAAAGAGATTTCTGCTCATGCAGAGAGGAATAAAATCAGTGAAAACCTCAATAATATTGCTTGGAAGGTTTTTGAGATGGTGTCGGATAAAAGAATTTTATCCAATGCACTTAGCTGGTCTAAACGATCACTGGAGATATACCCAAACAATGCCTTTTGGTTGGACACTTACGCCAACTTGCTCTATAAACTAGGGCAAAGTGAAGAAGCTATTGCCAAGGAGGAGGAGGCTTTACGCCATTCTAGCAAGAACGATACTAAAGGGTTTGAAGAAACTCTGAGAAAGATGAAAGCCAAAGAAAAAACTTGGAAAAATTAA
- the xseB gene encoding exodeoxyribonuclease VII small subunit has product MAAKKETYSQAIERLEKIVRQIDNNELDIDLLSEKIKEANEIIAFCSAKLMKADAEIEKLLEEKRQSE; this is encoded by the coding sequence ATGGCAGCTAAAAAAGAAACGTATTCCCAGGCAATTGAGCGGTTAGAAAAGATTGTTCGTCAGATAGATAACAATGAACTGGATATTGATCTTCTGAGTGAAAAGATTAAGGAAGCTAATGAAATTATAGCATTTTGCTCGGCTAAACTCATGAAAGCAGATGCTGAGATCGAAAAATTGCTCGAAGAAAAGCGGCAATCTGAATAA
- a CDS encoding branched-chain amino acid aminotransferase: MKEIDWSNLSFGYIKTDYNVRINFRNGAWDELEVSSSEYINMHMAATCLHYGQEAFEGLKAFRGKDGKIRIFRLEENAARMQATCQGIMMAELSTERFREAVLKVVKLNEHFVPPYESGASLYIRPLLIGTGAQIGVHPADEYLFLVLVTPVGPYFKGGFSTNPYVIVRGFDRSAPLGTGIYKVGGNYAASLRANKLAHDLGYASEFYLDAKEKKYIDECGAANFFGIKENTYITPRSTSILPSITNKSLMQLAEDMGLKVERRPVPEEELSTFEEAGACGTAAVISPIERIDDLDNKKSYVISKDGKPGPVCTKLYNKLRGIQYGDEPDTHGWVTIVE, from the coding sequence ATGAAAGAAATAGACTGGTCGAATCTGTCATTTGGATACATAAAGACGGATTATAATGTGAGAATAAATTTTCGGAATGGTGCTTGGGACGAACTGGAAGTAAGCAGCAGTGAATATATTAATATGCATATGGCGGCTACTTGTTTACACTATGGTCAAGAAGCGTTCGAGGGATTAAAAGCCTTTCGTGGTAAGGATGGTAAGATTCGCATCTTTCGTTTGGAGGAAAATGCGGCTCGTATGCAGGCTACTTGTCAGGGCATCATGATGGCGGAGCTTTCTACTGAACGTTTCAGGGAGGCTGTGCTGAAGGTGGTTAAGTTGAATGAACATTTTGTGCCGCCTTATGAAAGTGGTGCTTCTCTTTATATTCGTCCGTTATTGATTGGAACAGGTGCACAGATTGGTGTACATCCGGCCGATGAATATCTATTTTTGGTGTTAGTCACACCGGTAGGTCCTTATTTTAAAGGTGGTTTCTCTACGAATCCGTACGTGATTGTACGTGGGTTTGATCGTTCGGCACCACTGGGAACAGGCATTTACAAAGTGGGTGGCAATTATGCGGCTAGTCTGCGTGCTAATAAGCTTGCTCATGATTTGGGTTATGCCAGTGAATTTTATCTGGATGCTAAAGAGAAAAAATACATTGATGAATGTGGTGCAGCCAATTTCTTTGGCATTAAAGAAAATACATATATTACTCCACGTTCAACTTCTATTTTGCCTTCTATTACCAATAAGAGCTTGATGCAATTGGCTGAAGATATGGGACTAAAGGTAGAACGTCGTCCCGTTCCGGAAGAAGAATTGAGTACTTTTGAAGAAGCCGGTGCATGTGGCACGGCGGCAGTAATTAGTCCGATTGAGCGTATTGACGATTTGGATAACAAAAAGTCGTATGTCATTTCTAAAGATGGTAAACCGGGACCTGTTTGCACCAAGCTTTATAATAAGTTAAGAGGCATTCAGTATGGTGATGAACCCGACACGCATGGTTGGGTGACGATTGTGGAATAA
- a CDS encoding MBL fold metallo-hydrolase produces the protein MNYKITTLAENCVYGKGLQGEHGLSLLVETKEHKVLFDTGASDLFMRNARLLGIDLTEVDYVVLSHGHRDHTGGLHHFLEMNKKAKVVCKREIFRPKFKNEHENGLRHPETLDKSRFLFIEENAEIVPGVFVFPQIKIVDKVDTHFDHFFTEVNGELQPDTFEDELVLVLKGEKNVSVLSACSHRGITNMIRVVQEAFQGLSPKLLLGGFHIHNAENEKFNVISAFLGVNLPKRMGVCHCTGVDKYALFRQQFNDRVFYNYTGWVETI, from the coding sequence ATGAATTATAAAATAACGACTCTGGCCGAGAACTGTGTTTACGGTAAGGGCTTACAGGGAGAGCATGGGCTTTCCCTGCTTGTTGAAACGAAGGAACATAAAGTGCTATTCGATACCGGAGCTTCGGATCTATTCATGCGCAATGCCCGCTTGTTGGGAATCGACTTAACGGAAGTTGATTATGTGGTGCTTTCTCATGGGCATCGTGATCATACAGGCGGTTTGCATCATTTTCTGGAGATGAACAAGAAAGCGAAAGTGGTTTGTAAGCGTGAAATCTTTCGACCAAAGTTTAAGAATGAACATGAGAACGGGCTAAGGCATCCTGAAACGCTAGACAAGAGTCGCTTTCTTTTTATTGAGGAAAATGCTGAAATAGTACCGGGCGTGTTTGTCTTTCCACAAATAAAAATTGTGGATAAAGTCGATACTCATTTTGATCATTTCTTTACGGAAGTGAATGGGGAGCTACAACCTGATACGTTTGAGGACGAACTGGTCTTGGTACTGAAAGGAGAAAAAAACGTTTCGGTGCTTAGTGCTTGTTCACATCGTGGAATAACGAATATGATACGAGTAGTACAAGAAGCATTTCAGGGGTTAAGTCCAAAGCTGCTTCTTGGTGGCTTTCACATACACAATGCAGAAAACGAGAAGTTTAATGTTATTTCGGCTTTTCTAGGAGTGAACCTGCCTAAACGCATGGGTGTTTGCCACTGTACGGGCGTTGATAAGTATGCTTTATTCCGTCAACAGTTTAATGATCGCGTGTTTTATAATTATACCGGTTGGGTAGAAACGATTTAA
- the trmB gene encoding tRNA (guanosine(46)-N7)-methyltransferase TrmB, translating into MGKNKLQKFADMAEYPHVFEYPYSVAENVPFEMKGKWHEDFFKNDNPIVLELGCGRGEYTVGLGKMFPDKNFIAVDIKGARMWSGATEALEAGLTNVAFLRTNIEIIDRFFSEGEVSEIWLTFSDPQMKKATKRLTSTYFMERYRRFLKPDGIIHLKTDSNFMFTYTKYMIEENKLPVLFLTEDLYHSDLVDNILGIKTYYEQQWLDRGLSIKYIKFLLPQLGELKEPEVEIELDSYRSYNRSKRSGLNTAK; encoded by the coding sequence ATGGGAAAGAATAAACTACAGAAGTTTGCCGATATGGCAGAATATCCGCATGTGTTTGAGTATCCATATTCTGTGGCGGAGAATGTCCCTTTTGAAATGAAGGGTAAATGGCACGAAGACTTCTTTAAGAATGACAATCCGATTGTGCTCGAATTAGGCTGTGGCCGAGGTGAATATACCGTAGGGCTCGGCAAGATGTTTCCTGATAAAAACTTCATCGCGGTAGACATAAAAGGTGCCCGCATGTGGAGTGGGGCTACTGAGGCTCTTGAAGCTGGTCTGACAAATGTGGCTTTTCTTCGTACCAACATAGAAATTATTGATCGCTTCTTTTCTGAAGGAGAAGTGAGTGAGATATGGCTTACTTTCTCTGATCCACAGATGAAGAAAGCGACCAAGCGGTTGACTTCCACTTACTTCATGGAGCGCTACCGAAGGTTCTTAAAGCCGGATGGTATCATCCATCTGAAAACGGATAGTAACTTCATGTTTACGTATACCAAATACATGATTGAGGAAAATAAGCTGCCTGTTTTATTTCTTACGGAAGATTTGTATCACTCCGATTTGGTGGATAATATTCTGGGAATCAAAACCTATTATGAACAACAATGGCTCGATAGGGGTTTAAGTATTAAGTATATTAAGTTCTTGCTTCCACAATTGGGCGAACTTAAAGAACCTGAAGTGGAAATAGAGCTGGATTCGTATCGCAGTTACAACCGCAGTAAACGTAGCGGACTGAACACGGCTAAATAA